From the Lysobacterales bacterium genome, one window contains:
- a CDS encoding alkylphosphonate utilization protein, whose amino-acid sequence MPATPNCPQCAMDNTYPDGDQLVCADCGHEWSPAAVAVAIEADAVRIVRDANGSVLADGDSVVLIKDLKVKGATSPLKMGTKIRNIRIVDGDHDIDCKTDLGPMLLKSEFLKKV is encoded by the coding sequence ATGCCCGCCACGCCCAACTGTCCGCAGTGTGCCATGGACAACACCTATCCCGACGGCGACCAGCTGGTCTGCGCCGACTGCGGCCACGAATGGTCGCCGGCGGCGGTCGCCGTTGCCATCGAGGCCGATGCCGTCCGTATCGTGCGTGACGCCAACGGCAGCGTGCTCGCCGATGGCGACAGCGTCGTGCTGATCAAGGACCTGAAGGTGAAGGGGGCCACGTCGCCGCTGAAGATGGGCACCAAGATCCGCAACATCCGCATCGTCGACGGCGACCACGACATCGACTGCAAAACCGACCTCGGCCCGATGCTGCTCAAGTCCGAATTCCTGAAGAAGGTGTGA
- a CDS encoding type II toxin-antitoxin system PrlF family antitoxin has protein sequence MPATLEVESTLTDRYQTTVPETVRRALRLGKRDKIHYTIRPSGEVVLTRVEASAGDDPVLGQFLDFLARDIASHPERLRAIDAAFVQRLKSLASGVEVDLDAPLSVDDE, from the coding sequence ATGCCTGCCACCCTAGAAGTCGAATCCACGTTGACCGACCGCTACCAGACCACGGTTCCGGAGACCGTGCGACGCGCCCTGCGGTTGGGCAAGCGCGACAAGATCCACTACACGATCCGCCCCAGCGGTGAGGTCGTGCTGACGCGCGTTGAAGCCTCGGCAGGTGACGACCCGGTGCTCGGCCAGTTTCTGGACTTTCTGGCCCGTGACATCGCCAGCCATCCGGAGCGTCTGCGGGCCATCGACGCGGCCTTCGTGCAGCGGCTCAAATCCCTGGCCAGCGGTGTCGAAGTCGATCTCGACGCCCCCTTGTCGGTGGACGATGAATGA
- a CDS encoding type II toxin-antitoxin system YhaV family toxin, whose translation MSRGEPVPLVIRGWTVFAHPLFLAQIEALAQQVDDLKQKDAVGYVKKNASKRLAAITKLAFDVIPQDPTRPEYRQGNTLGDDYKHWFRAKFFQQFRLFFRYHLSSKVIVLAWVNDDDSKRAYESDDDAYRVFRKMLDSGHPPDNWDQLLQEATPAAERLRSRMASLEKLE comes from the coding sequence ATGAGTCGCGGCGAGCCTGTGCCCTTGGTCATTCGCGGCTGGACGGTCTTCGCGCATCCGCTGTTCCTGGCGCAGATTGAAGCACTGGCGCAACAGGTCGACGACTTGAAGCAGAAGGATGCGGTCGGGTACGTGAAAAAGAACGCCAGCAAGCGGCTTGCCGCGATCACCAAACTGGCGTTTGACGTCATACCGCAAGACCCGACGCGGCCGGAGTACCGCCAAGGCAACACGCTCGGCGACGACTACAAGCACTGGTTCCGTGCCAAGTTTTTCCAGCAGTTCCGCTTGTTCTTTCGCTACCACCTGTCCAGCAAAGTGATCGTGCTGGCGTGGGTGAACGATGACGACTCGAAACGCGCCTATGAAAGTGATGACGATGCGTACCGAGTGTTTCGGAAGATGCTTGACAGCGGCCACCCGCCGGATAACTGGGATCAGCTACTGCAGGAGGCCACGCCTGCTGCCGAACGATTGCGATCCCGCATGGCGTCCCTCGAAAAATTGGAATGA
- the smpB gene encoding SsrA-binding protein SmpB yields MNKKKDKDDSRGGTIALNKRAKHEYRFDERIEAGIMLQGWEVKSLRAGRANITDGYAIIKNGEIFLFGAQIIPLSAASTHVVPEERRTRKLLMHRAEIDRLVGQVERKGYTLIPTALYWKNNNAKLEIGLAQGKKEHDKRAAEKDREWQIEKQRTMRAKNRDA; encoded by the coding sequence ATGAACAAGAAAAAAGACAAGGACGACAGTCGCGGCGGCACCATCGCGCTGAACAAGCGCGCGAAGCACGAGTATCGTTTTGACGAACGCATCGAAGCCGGCATCATGCTGCAGGGCTGGGAAGTGAAGTCGCTGCGTGCCGGCCGCGCCAACATCACCGACGGCTACGCGATCATCAAGAACGGCGAGATCTTCCTGTTCGGCGCGCAGATCATTCCGCTGTCCGCAGCCTCGACGCATGTCGTTCCCGAGGAGCGGCGCACGCGCAAGCTGCTGATGCATCGCGCCGAGATCGACCGCCTGGTCGGCCAGGTCGAGCGCAAGGGTTACACGCTGATCCCGACCGCGCTGTACTGGAAGAACAACAACGCCAAGCTCGAGATCGGCCTCGCCCAGGGCAAGAAGGAACACGACAAGCGCGCCGCCGAGAAGGACCGCGAGTGGCAGATCGAGAAGCAGCGAACGATGCGCGCGAAAAACCGTGACGCCTGA
- a CDS encoding type II toxin-antitoxin system RatA family toxin, giving the protein MSRIDRSSLIARPAAVVFDLVNEVAAYPDAFNWCRGASVLERDAGSMLAKLDLSFAGFQSSFATRNRFIRPERIDLELVEGPFAALRGAWTFTALGERGCRVNLHLDFEMAGRFVGSALAIGFQGLADRMVDDFARVARQLPEQGDAD; this is encoded by the coding sequence GTGAGCCGGATTGATCGCAGCAGCCTGATCGCGCGGCCTGCCGCCGTGGTGTTCGACCTGGTCAACGAAGTGGCGGCGTATCCCGACGCATTCAACTGGTGTCGCGGTGCCAGCGTGCTAGAGCGTGATGCCGGGTCGATGCTGGCGAAACTCGATCTCAGTTTTGCCGGCTTCCAGTCGTCGTTCGCCACGCGCAACCGCTTCATTCGGCCCGAACGCATCGACCTCGAACTGGTCGAGGGACCATTCGCGGCGTTGCGCGGCGCCTGGACCTTCACCGCGCTCGGCGAGCGGGGCTGTCGCGTGAATCTGCACCTCGATTTCGAAATGGCCGGACGCTTCGTCGGATCGGCACTCGCAATCGGTTTCCAGGGGCTGGCGGATCGCATGGTCGACGATTTCGCGCGCGTCGCGCGTCAGCTTCCGGAGCAGGGCGATGCGGATTGA
- a CDS encoding RnfH family protein, translating into MRIEVVYATADVQHCVVLNLRDGASVADAIAASGLPLGDIDDEQVGVWNRRVTLATLLREADRVEVYRPLVADPKQARRQRAERNPVGVQAKRKFSRS; encoded by the coding sequence ATGCGGATTGAGGTCGTGTACGCAACGGCCGATGTCCAGCATTGCGTCGTACTGAACCTGCGCGATGGTGCCAGCGTGGCCGACGCGATCGCGGCATCCGGATTGCCTCTGGGCGACATCGACGACGAGCAGGTCGGCGTGTGGAATCGTCGCGTCACGCTGGCGACCCTGTTGCGCGAGGCCGATCGCGTCGAGGTCTATCGTCCGCTGGTCGCCGATCCCAAGCAGGCGCGGCGACAACGCGCCGAACGCAATCCGGTCGGCGTACAGGCGAAGCGCAAGTTCAGCCGTTCTTGA
- a CDS encoding outer membrane protein assembly factor BamE, translated as MLRIALLLALTLLNGCALIYKMDMRQGNIVDQKMVDQLKPGMTMRQVELVMGTPQVSSPFNQDRWEYVTSNSHRRKEPEIKTLTLHFESGTLSKIEGDWLPKSGDELLEESKELQRNIPEDNRKVKNG; from the coding sequence ATGCTCCGAATCGCCCTGCTGCTCGCGCTGACCCTGCTCAACGGCTGCGCCCTGATCTACAAGATGGACATGCGCCAAGGCAACATTGTCGACCAGAAGATGGTCGATCAGTTGAAGCCGGGCATGACCATGCGCCAGGTCGAACTGGTGATGGGTACACCGCAGGTGTCGTCGCCGTTCAACCAGGATCGCTGGGAATACGTGACCAGCAACAGTCACCGCCGCAAGGAACCCGAGATCAAGACGCTGACCCTGCACTTCGAGAGCGGCACCTTGAGCAAGATCGAAGGTGACTGGCTGCCGAAGTCCGGCGACGAATTGCTGGAGGAAAGCAAGGAACTCCAGCGCAACATTCCCGAGGACAATCGCAAGGTCAAGAACGGCTGA
- the fur gene encoding ferric iron uptake transcriptional regulator, producing the protein METQDLRKAGLKVTLPRVRILEILEEKHGMHMTAEDVYKELLKHNDDIGLATVYRVLTQFEAAGIVSKHNFEGGQAVFELDRGEHHDHMVCIETGKVIEFVDAEIERRQHEIAARHGYELEEHSLVLYVRPKRKK; encoded by the coding sequence ATGGAAACGCAGGATTTGCGCAAGGCCGGCCTGAAGGTCACGCTGCCGCGCGTGCGTATCCTCGAAATCCTCGAGGAGAAGCACGGCATGCACATGACGGCGGAAGACGTTTACAAGGAATTGCTCAAGCACAACGACGACATCGGCCTGGCCACCGTGTACCGCGTGCTGACCCAGTTCGAGGCCGCCGGCATCGTCTCCAAGCACAATTTCGAGGGTGGCCAGGCCGTCTTCGAACTGGATCGTGGCGAACACCATGATCACATGGTCTGCATCGAGACCGGCAAGGTCATCGAATTCGTCGACGCCGAGATCGAGCGGCGCCAGCACGAGATCGCGGCGCGACATGGTTACGAACTGGAAGAGCACAGCCTCGTGCTCTATGTCCGCCCGAAGCGGAAGAAATAA
- the recN gene encoding DNA repair protein RecN, which translates to MLRTLFVKDFAIIDGADVNFASGMSVLTGETGAGKSLLVDALMLLAGGRGDAGVVRHGAERAEMSAEFDLRALPAPRAWLREQELDDEEHVRLRRVIRADGSSRAWINDRPVSLAVLREAAAFLVEIHGQHEHQALLSRKHQLALLDAFAQHPDRIDDVQRAARQIADIDRQIAELAGAEKGDPDRLDYLRFQHQELKKHALPGESYARLVDDHRRLAHAATLLSGSQQLIDALDSDDDRSATSLLAHSATDARKLAQLDPALAAVAELLESAGIQVVEAINELERYRSGQDLDPQRYGELDAQLGKLHELSRKHRVPAQELGLRLDELADEIDRLQHAGTRIDALRRERDAAQVEYTRAAKALSESRRFTATTLAARVTGLLRELAIAGAFEIQIEATDDRAFPLSGRDDVEFVVSPNPGQPGRPLRKIASGGELARISLAIEVAAIGSDDVPVMVFDEVDSGIGGATAEVVGRKLRELGSTRQVLCVTHLAQVAAQGHQHFAVRKTVVDGQTRTRIDSLEAKPRVDEIARMLGGVEITSATRSAAKEMIAAAR; encoded by the coding sequence ATGCTGCGTACCCTGTTCGTCAAAGATTTCGCGATCATCGATGGCGCCGACGTGAATTTCGCGTCCGGCATGAGCGTGCTCACCGGCGAAACCGGCGCCGGCAAGTCCCTGCTGGTCGATGCCCTGATGCTGCTGGCCGGTGGTCGCGGCGATGCCGGCGTGGTCCGCCACGGCGCCGAACGCGCCGAGATGTCGGCCGAGTTCGATCTGCGCGCCCTGCCCGCCCCCCGTGCGTGGTTGCGCGAACAGGAACTCGACGACGAAGAGCACGTGCGTCTGCGCCGCGTGATCCGCGCCGACGGCAGCTCGCGCGCCTGGATCAATGATCGTCCGGTGTCGTTGGCGGTGCTGCGCGAGGCCGCCGCGTTCCTGGTCGAAATCCATGGCCAGCACGAACATCAGGCCCTGCTCTCGCGCAAACACCAGCTCGCCCTGCTCGACGCATTTGCGCAACACCCCGACCGCATCGACGATGTGCAGCGTGCGGCCCGGCAGATCGCCGACATCGATCGGCAGATCGCCGAACTGGCCGGTGCCGAAAAAGGCGATCCGGATCGACTGGATTACCTGCGCTTCCAGCACCAGGAGCTGAAGAAGCACGCGCTCCCGGGCGAATCGTATGCGCGTCTGGTCGACGACCACCGCCGACTCGCGCATGCCGCCACCCTGCTCTCCGGCAGCCAGCAATTGATTGACGCGCTGGACAGCGACGACGATCGCTCGGCGACCTCCCTGCTCGCGCACAGTGCGACCGATGCACGCAAGCTCGCCCAGCTCGACCCGGCGCTGGCCGCGGTGGCGGAATTGCTCGAATCGGCCGGCATCCAGGTGGTCGAGGCGATCAACGAACTGGAACGCTATCGATCGGGCCAGGACCTCGATCCGCAACGCTACGGCGAACTCGACGCGCAGCTCGGCAAGCTGCACGAACTCTCGCGCAAGCATCGCGTGCCCGCCCAGGAACTGGGTCTGCGACTCGACGAACTCGCCGACGAAATCGACCGACTGCAGCATGCCGGCACCCGCATCGATGCACTGCGCCGCGAACGCGACGCGGCGCAAGTCGAGTACACCCGCGCCGCCAAGGCGCTCTCCGAATCGCGTCGGTTCACCGCCACCACGCTCGCCGCACGCGTGACTGGACTATTGCGCGAACTCGCGATCGCGGGCGCGTTCGAGATCCAGATCGAGGCGACCGATGATCGCGCGTTTCCGTTGTCCGGGCGCGACGACGTCGAATTCGTGGTCAGCCCGAATCCGGGCCAGCCGGGACGACCGCTGCGCAAGATCGCGTCCGGCGGCGAACTGGCACGGATCAGCCTCGCCATCGAAGTCGCGGCAATCGGCTCCGACGACGTGCCGGTGATGGTGTTCGACGAGGTTGATTCCGGCATCGGCGGTGCCACCGCGGAAGTGGTCGGGCGCAAGCTGCGCGAACTCGGATCGACACGGCAGGTCCTGTGCGTCACCCACCTTGCCCAGGTCGCGGCGCAGGGTCATCAGCATTTCGCTGTGCGCAAGACGGTCGTCGATGGCCAGACCCGCACCCGCATCGATTCGCTGGAAGCCAAGCCGCGGGTCGACGAAATCGCGCGCATGCTCGGTGGTGTCGAAATCACCAGCGCCACCCGTTCCGCCGCGAAGGAAATGATCGCGGCGGCGCGCTGA
- a CDS encoding GGDEF domain-containing protein: protein MDTSDLLWFASALILLTNGSTLAALAPASLFRRSLFEYSGGLALSGLALLILSFRERLPYSPPVSVSNSLLVLGVLMIAGAVLRLFGHAAGWRSLLALIAVLVVLQFLMPAGPAGEPFRYGLVLVAVLISVSVRIVVALRRHDRSERGPVLLMCAVLGINALMAAANLAALVLEPESALRSQRQGVMALAIALISVIAMITTMLIVNSRTHAALRRLADSDDLTGALNRRAFFEQAAPTLRGAPGRRVAMLDFDHFKQINDRHGHRSGDTALSAGVGDVLTRLDGHGLVGRLGGEEFAMVWAPDGPAPDELRAALSLAASRATGVPITVSMGTTLHREGEPLETALHRADEALYRAKAEGRDRCLSH, encoded by the coding sequence ATGGATACCTCCGACCTGTTGTGGTTTGCCAGCGCCCTGATCCTGCTGACCAACGGCTCGACGTTGGCCGCGCTGGCACCCGCCAGCCTGTTCCGGCGCAGCCTGTTCGAGTATTCGGGCGGGCTGGCCTTGAGCGGCCTGGCCCTGCTGATCCTGTCCTTCCGCGAGCGCTTGCCTTACTCGCCGCCGGTTTCGGTGAGCAACAGCCTGCTGGTGCTCGGGGTGTTGATGATCGCCGGGGCGGTCTTGCGACTGTTCGGGCATGCCGCCGGTTGGCGCTCGCTGCTGGCACTCATCGCCGTCCTGGTCGTGCTGCAGTTCCTGATGCCGGCGGGACCCGCAGGTGAACCCTTCCGCTATGGCCTGGTCCTGGTCGCGGTCCTGATCTCGGTCAGCGTCCGCATCGTCGTGGCGCTGCGCCGACACGATCGCAGCGAGCGTGGACCGGTCCTGCTGATGTGCGCGGTCCTCGGCATCAATGCGCTGATGGCCGCGGCCAATCTCGCGGCGCTCGTCCTCGAACCGGAATCGGCCCTGCGCAGCCAGCGCCAGGGGGTCATGGCGCTCGCGATCGCGTTGATCTCGGTGATTGCGATGATCACCACCATGCTGATCGTCAATTCCCGCACGCATGCGGCCCTGCGCCGGCTGGCCGACAGCGACGACCTGACCGGGGCGCTCAATCGGCGCGCATTCTTCGAACAGGCGGCGCCGACGCTGCGCGGCGCGCCGGGGCGGCGCGTGGCGATGCTGGATTTCGATCATTTCAAGCAGATCAACGACCGCCACGGGCACCGCAGTGGCGACACGGCATTGAGCGCCGGCGTCGGCGACGTGCTGACACGTCTGGATGGCCATGGCCTGGTGGGTCGACTCGGTGGCGAAGAGTTCGCCATGGTCTGGGCGCCCGACGGGCCGGCGCCGGATGAATTGCGCGCCGCCTTGTCGCTGGCCGCCAGTCGCGCCACCGGTGTGCCGATCACGGTCTCCATGGGCACGACCCTGCATCGCGAGGGCGAACCGCTCGAAACCGCGTTGCATCGTGCCGACGAAGCCCTGTACCGCGCCAAGGCCGAAGGCCGTGACCGCTGCCTGAGCCATTGA
- the hrcA gene encoding heat-inducible transcriptional repressor HrcA, whose protein sequence is MSRRLADQLDARSRHVLRTLIAQYIRDGEPVGSRTLAKQSGLDLSPATIRNVLSDLEEVGLIAAPHTSAGRIPTAQGYRLFVDSLLQLQAPRPDEMDALQREIPSGGSTHEVLGRVSGVLSQLTHFVGLVTVPKREQFAFRQIDFVPLGPNRVLVILVFTDNEVQNRVLDLPRAYAPNELEQVANYLNQNFSGLPLDEIRRRIVAEMEVARDSIDRVLRSAIDLANASFRCQSSEEFVVSGQTNLMGLSEMASVERLRDLFEAFNRKRELARLLEGCVHAEGVRLFIGEESGYAPLGSCSVVTAPYGADGRMLGVIGVIGPTRMDYDRVIPVVQTTARILSGALKNAGLAP, encoded by the coding sequence ATGAGCCGCCGCCTTGCCGACCAACTCGATGCCCGTTCGCGACACGTGTTGCGGACGCTGATCGCGCAGTACATCCGCGATGGCGAGCCCGTGGGTTCGCGCACGCTGGCGAAGCAGAGCGGCCTCGACCTGAGCCCGGCGACGATCCGCAATGTGTTGTCGGACCTCGAAGAAGTCGGCCTGATCGCGGCGCCGCATACCTCGGCCGGGCGGATCCCGACGGCCCAGGGCTACCGGTTGTTCGTCGATTCGCTGCTGCAACTGCAGGCGCCGCGCCCGGACGAGATGGATGCGCTGCAGCGCGAAATCCCGAGCGGCGGCAGCACCCACGAAGTGCTCGGCCGGGTGTCCGGCGTGCTTAGCCAGCTGACCCATTTCGTCGGCCTGGTGACGGTGCCGAAGCGCGAACAGTTCGCTTTCCGCCAGATCGATTTCGTGCCGCTGGGACCGAATCGGGTGCTGGTGATCCTGGTGTTCACCGACAACGAAGTGCAGAACCGCGTGCTCGACCTGCCGCGGGCCTATGCACCGAACGAGCTGGAACAGGTCGCGAACTACCTGAACCAGAATTTCTCGGGCCTGCCGCTGGACGAGATCCGGCGGCGCATCGTCGCCGAGATGGAGGTGGCACGCGATTCCATCGACCGCGTGTTGCGTTCGGCCATCGATCTCGCGAATGCCTCGTTCCGCTGCCAGTCGAGCGAAGAGTTCGTGGTGTCGGGCCAGACCAACTTGATGGGACTGTCCGAGATGGCCAGCGTCGAGCGTTTGCGCGACCTGTTCGAAGCCTTCAATCGCAAGCGCGAGCTCGCCCGCCTGCTTGAAGGCTGCGTGCATGCCGAGGGCGTTCGGCTGTTCATCGGCGAAGAATCGGGCTATGCCCCGCTCGGGTCCTGCAGCGTCGTCACCGCGCCTTACGGTGCTGACGGACGCATGCTTGGCGTGATCGGCGTGATCGGACCCACGCGCATGGACTACGACCGCGTCATTCCGGTCGTGCAGACGACGGCGCGGATCCTCTCGGGTGCCTTGAAGAACGCCGGGCTGGCCCCATAA
- the grpE gene encoding nucleotide exchange factor GrpE, which translates to MNQDTTPVDGDDFGALPVEEMEARIRDLANQLGAARDEQVRLLAEMDNQRKRAARDVDSARKFGVEKLLNDLMPVCDGLEMGLSQGGSDPLKLREGMDLTLKLLLKASEQHGLKRLHPVGEAFNPEWHQAMAMIPCADKSAGTIIDVFQTGYRLHERLIRPAMVTVAADPLPPEDA; encoded by the coding sequence ATGAACCAGGACACGACGCCGGTGGACGGCGACGACTTCGGCGCTTTGCCGGTCGAGGAAATGGAAGCGCGCATCCGCGATCTGGCGAACCAGCTCGGTGCCGCGCGCGACGAGCAGGTGCGCCTGCTCGCCGAAATGGACAACCAGCGCAAGCGTGCTGCACGCGATGTCGACAGCGCGCGCAAGTTCGGCGTCGAAAAGCTGCTGAACGACCTGATGCCGGTCTGCGACGGGCTGGAAATGGGCCTGAGCCAGGGCGGCAGCGATCCGCTCAAGTTGCGCGAGGGCATGGACCTGACCCTGAAGCTGCTGCTCAAGGCCAGCGAGCAGCACGGCCTGAAGCGGCTGCATCCGGTCGGCGAGGCCTTCAATCCGGAATGGCATCAGGCGATGGCGATGATTCCGTGCGCCGACAAGTCGGCCGGCACCATCATCGACGTGTTCCAGACCGGTTATCGCCTGCACGAGCGCCTGATTCGTCCGGCCATGGTCACCGTCGCCGCCGATCCGCTGCCGCCTGAAGACGCCTGA
- the dnaK gene encoding molecular chaperone DnaK, whose protein sequence is MGKIIGIDLGTTNSCVAIMDGGSVRVIENAEGDRTTPSIVAFAKDGEVIVGAAAKRQGVTNPKNTFYAVKRLIGRKFTDAEVKKDLDLVPYAIVGHDNGDAWVGTSDGRRMAPPEISAKVLMKMKKTAEDFLGEAVTEAVITVPAYFNDSQRQATKDAGRIAGLDVKRIINEPTAAALAYGLDKSGGKDRKIAVYDLGGGTFDVSIIEIAEVDGEKQFEVLATNGDTFLGGEDFDKRVIDFLVEEFQKEQGIDLRKDPLALQRLKDAAERAKIELSTLQQTDVSLPYITADASGPKHLTVKLTRAKLEALVDDLVKKTIEPCRTAMADAKIKPSDITEVILVGGMTRMPRVQAAVTEFFGKEPRKDVNPDEAVAIGAAIQAGVLSGAVKDVLLLDVTPLSLGIETMGGVFTKLIEKNTTVPTKASQIFSTAEDNQTAVTVHVLQGERKEARYNKSLAKFDLAGIDAAPRGMPQVEVTFDIDANGILHVSAKDKKTGKEQKIEIKAGSGLSEAEIEQMVRDAEAHREDDKRFQELVEVRNKADQLVHSVRSALKEHGAKVPGDQIGRIEEAAKDLESVMKGDDKAKIESKIAALEAAAQSLAAAAQGSAQQGGPGPDAGAQAQKNDDVVDAEFTEVKDDK, encoded by the coding sequence ATGGGCAAGATCATCGGTATCGACCTCGGCACCACCAACAGCTGCGTCGCGATCATGGACGGCGGTTCGGTCCGCGTGATCGAAAACGCCGAAGGTGACCGCACCACGCCGTCGATCGTCGCGTTCGCGAAGGACGGTGAAGTCATCGTCGGCGCGGCCGCGAAGCGCCAGGGCGTGACCAACCCGAAGAACACCTTTTACGCGGTGAAGCGCCTGATCGGCCGCAAGTTCACCGATGCCGAAGTGAAGAAGGACCTTGACCTGGTGCCCTATGCCATCGTCGGCCACGACAATGGCGACGCCTGGGTCGGCACCTCTGACGGGCGCCGCATGGCGCCACCGGAAATCTCGGCCAAGGTGCTGATGAAAATGAAGAAGACCGCCGAGGATTTCCTCGGTGAAGCGGTCACCGAAGCCGTCATCACGGTGCCAGCCTACTTCAACGACTCGCAGCGCCAGGCGACCAAGGACGCCGGCCGCATCGCCGGTCTCGACGTCAAGCGCATCATCAACGAACCGACCGCGGCGGCGCTGGCCTATGGCCTCGACAAGTCCGGCGGCAAGGACCGCAAGATCGCCGTGTACGACCTCGGCGGCGGCACCTTCGACGTGTCGATCATCGAGATCGCCGAAGTCGATGGCGAGAAGCAGTTCGAAGTGCTGGCCACGAACGGCGACACCTTCCTTGGTGGCGAGGACTTCGACAAGCGCGTCATCGACTTCCTGGTCGAGGAGTTCCAGAAGGAGCAGGGCATCGACCTGCGCAAGGATCCGCTGGCCCTGCAGCGCCTGAAGGACGCGGCCGAGCGCGCCAAGATCGAATTGTCGACGCTGCAGCAGACCGATGTCAGCCTGCCCTACATCACGGCCGATGCCTCGGGTCCGAAGCATCTGACGGTCAAGCTGACGCGCGCCAAGCTCGAAGCGCTGGTCGACGATCTGGTCAAGAAGACCATCGAACCCTGCCGTACCGCCATGGCCGACGCCAAGATCAAGCCGTCCGACATCACCGAGGTCATCCTGGTCGGTGGCATGACCCGCATGCCGCGCGTACAGGCCGCGGTGACCGAGTTCTTCGGCAAGGAACCGCGCAAGGACGTGAACCCGGACGAAGCCGTCGCGATCGGTGCGGCGATCCAGGCCGGCGTGCTCTCGGGCGCGGTCAAGGACGTGCTGCTGCTCGACGTGACCCCGCTGAGCCTGGGCATCGAAACCATGGGCGGCGTGTTCACCAAGCTGATCGAGAAGAACACCACGGTGCCGACCAAGGCCTCGCAGATCTTCTCGACCGCCGAAGACAACCAGACCGCAGTGACCGTGCATGTGCTGCAGGGCGAACGCAAGGAAGCGCGCTACAACAAGTCGCTGGCCAAGTTCGATCTGGCCGGGATCGACGCCGCGCCGCGTGGCATGCCGCAGGTCGAGGTGACCTTCGACATCGACGCGAACGGCATCCTGCATGTGTCGGCCAAGGACAAGAAGACCGGCAAGGAACAGAAGATCGAGATCAAGGCCGGTTCCGGTCTGTCGGAAGCCGAGATCGAACAGATGGTGCGCGATGCCGAAGCGCATCGCGAGGACGACAAGCGCTTCCAGGAACTGGTCGAAGTCCGCAACAAGGCTGATCAACTGGTGCACAGCGTGCGTTCGGCGCTGAAGGAACACGGCGCCAAGGTGCCGGGCGACCAGATCGGTCGTATCGAGGAAGCGGCGAAGGACCTGGAATCGGTGATGAAGGGCGACGACAAGGCCAAGATCGAGTCGAAGATCGCCGCCCTCGAAGCCGCTGCACAGTCGCTCGCCGCCGCCGCCCAGGGCAGTGCCCAGCAGGGCGGACCGGGTCCGGACGCCGGCGCGCAGGCCCAGAAGAACGACGACGTCGTCGACGCCGAGTTCACCGAGGTCAAGGACGACAAGTAA